Below is a window of Arabidopsis thaliana chromosome 2, partial sequence DNA.
TTACTTGTGGCATATTTGGCTAATTTGAAAGCACAAATATGAGCCAAAGTAcatttgatttaaaaacaaaagtcgaCAAATAGTTGCattaagaaacaagaaaaaaacattgtttcaGTTTTGCAAATCGTGATGATCACTTAAGCCTGAAACTTCCCACGAATCAGAGGATCCAGACGATTGCCTATGACATTATAGGTAGCTTCCGATGGATGAATCGAGTCAAAGAACATAAACTCCGACCGATTTTGACACACAGGAGAAAAGACATTACACATGAAGCTCGTCTCCAAGAACCCTGTTCCACAACATCCTCTCTTCGTCTCTTTGAACCCTGTTTCGATTCCACACACacgaatcatatatatataaacaaataagataACTTGTGGAGCAAGAAAAATCTTTATGTACATACCGTATTTGCTAGGGTTTTGGATCATCTCCATCATAGGATTATAGACATCGGCGTAAAGGAATTTGCTTCCTGGAAGAGATGCTTCGATTTGGGGCAAGAGCTTCTGAAGTTTCTCATTGTACAAAACAGAGTCTTTGTTATGGTGTTCCAAGCAGAATCTAAAAATGTTGCGGAATTTAGCAGTCATATGGATCGGTAAACACCCCATTGGCGGTAAACCTCCAACCAAAACATTCCGGACACCTAAACTGTAAAGCTCCTGCATATACACCGGAGagattaacaaaacaaacaaattatcatAAAACTTTCAGTCACTATAGTCTgttccaaaaccctaattgtggtaatatatatatgaagaaatattttagacGTTACCCGCACGAAATTTTCAAGCCTCTTAAGAATAAAATCTTGGTAACCAGAAATGAAAGGATACTCGAGACGCCTTGAGGGAATATCGTAATAGTTCAAAATGAAATCATTAGGCCCTGCACTCACAACCACGAAAGCATTGTTTATGATCTCCATCGCTTTCTTGTCTCCCACGATACCTTTGAGACGAGCAATGTAACTCTTGAACATGTTTGGTTGTTCCGAGACACGAATGGCTTGTGTCGAGAGACTGGTTAGGTCGTCGTAACCGCACCAGCTGATGCGAAACAGACTCCGGTTAGAATGTCTTGGTCGGAGAGATTTGGTTGTAAGAAAGGAGGAATAAACTCTTTGATGTTGAGTTTGGTTGCGATTATGTCGGAGATAAGTTTTCCGTTTGAGAATCTTCCGTTAGCTTTTCCGTCTGGAAGATCCATGCCGTAAGGAAAGTGTTCAGCTCTGAAGATTGTTGGTAAAGGGTAGTTGTTGTTGCCTGTGTCGACGGTTGAATCGCCGAAGATTAGAATCGCTGGGAAGAGCGGTTTCGTTGTTGCATTTGCGGCTGCGTCGCAGGACGCTAGTAATGTTGTTGTGATGAAGAGAGTTAAGGTTATGGCTTTAGAAGTcgacattttttgttttggtttttgttttttagtagatttgaagaaatgtgttgtttttgtggtGTATTTATAaggtgactttttttttgttaccaaGCTGGCTTTGTGaggttgtttttcttttaaagtgTGTAACAAATGGATGAAGTCAAGAGCTTTGAACCTTATAGTCtaaataaagattttgttaaGATATTGATGAGCTTTtcacaaaactgaaaaacaatgtggtcaaaagaaaataaatttcgTTGGTCGAGCaaaggaaaatagaaaagCAAACGTTTTTGTTTAGCGTTTAAGAATTGATAatgtgaaaaaacaaatcgataaagaaacaaacaaattaaaccaaCATATCTTGATTCCAACTGAACTCCAATTCTGAATTCtggtttaagaaaatgacCTAAACTTAAGCTGAGAGTGTTTTGTCGTTTTCTTGCTAACAAGTCATATTAAGATTgctatatttattaaaatttaacattaacccaaaagaaaaaaagattaacatGTTTATAAATACCtgaaccacaaaaaaaaactaataaattcTGTTCTTTCATATGATATGGATAACATTTAACAACATACTATAACATGTTCCAGCATGAGATACTTAACTTACTAAACACGAATCTAGAGACAGTTAGAACAAGTGtctagaaaaataatttataccaatatctgaaaccaaaatcaaactctCTGAAGTAGGCCATACTTCTTCTGTTCGTGTGGCCAGCGGCGACTCCGTGCATAGTTTTCTTTAGATAAATCCAATATTGataagttgaaaaaaaaacaatttgaaaatttacactttttaagtttttataaattaatggGACGATTTTAACATTTCTTGATGACCAATGACAACATTGCTTGATGTTGTAAACAATGTTATGAAGAAGATGTCAACTTCATGTCTTCTCAGGTCgcaattcaattttatatcatGTAAATAAATGGGATTACTAGTGATCTCTTCTGCAATACACTTTTTAATATCAGAATATAATTTCTCATGTTCATTTGAATAcactttgttttctccttcCAATTAAGTAGTATACAAATTTTCACAACAATACTTTATGTTTCTCGATGTGATTCAATGTTTATGCaacattattattagtaaaataGATGTccataaattaaatagaagttgaaacttgaaagacAAACCGAGACGAATCCCAAAATGGAAACCCAATGTTTCTCGAACACACGTTTCATGGAATCATTGATTCGTTTGCATATGGCCCCACAACAAAGATGGCATATATGCAATAATTGATGCTTCTACGTCGCCACTTTTCTAAGAAAGAAACCATCTCCTTTATATAATAATCTTTCCTCACCACTCAATATGTTATATCcgataacaaaaaacaatcacaGAGAGAAAAACCAATGGCTTGTATTCACATCGAATCATCACATCCACCTGCATGGAAGACACACTCTGTCCAAGAGAACAAACCAGCAAATGCTGATGATATATCGAACACAACCTTACCAGAACACCACGACGGTGGCGACGGGGGAATCCAAGAAACGTGGGCCGCGATTGGAGATTCTGGCGGCAGAGGAGGAGGCTATTTCGCCGGAGAGAGTAGGAAgaagctggagaagaagaagagccaaGTGTTGCTTGAGGGATACGCGTTGGATGATCAAGATGATTTGACGAGAGCCAAGAGTTTGACGGATGATGATCTTGAGGAGCTTAAAGGTTGTTTAGATCtagggtttggttttagttaCGATGAGATCCCTGAGCTTTGCAACACTTTGCCTGCGTTAGAGCTTTGTTACTCCATGAGCCAGAAGTTCTTAGATGATAAGCAACAAAACCACCACAAGTCCCAGGAGGAAGATGATTCGTCGCCACCACCGACCACGACCGCTCCAATTGCAAATTGGAAGATCTCTAGCCCTGGTAAATCTCTAAATCTGAGATAGATTTGAGTCTTGTGATTATGAAGAACATTTTCTTGACTTGAATGTTTGATTGTTGCAATTTTTGATTCAGGTGATGATCCAGATGATGTAAAAGCTAGACTCAAATATTGGGCACAAACTGTTGCTTGCACCGTACGGTTGTGCAGCTGAACTAGAATCGATTTTCATCTTTGAACCAGAGAAAGACCGTCTTTGCAAGAATGAAGTCTCTGCCATTGTTCGCTGAGAATAGACCTGCAAATGTGTCTGTGGATAAACTGGTTTGGCTTTTACTTTAAAATTCTATGTATGTTATGTGTTGTAGTAATCTTAAGtctttatgattttaattGTGTCAagtgaataaaaaaacttcaaattcttTGTCTACAGTTCTCCTGACTGTTGTGATTGAGTGCAATGTGGTTGCTTAACATATGACATCTGAATTAGGGTTCTTGTCCTCTCATATGCAGTGATGAGATTTAGACACAGAAATCAATCTCCAACTGTTTTTTTGAAGACCTCTGTTTTTGGCTGAGGTAATTGATCTAACTGTTCATGTTTTGATATCTTCTGTTCTTTCATGATCttcatcttgtttttgtatcaTTGGTAATTAGGCTTATATGATGAGGTTTTGCTTCAATCACAAGATGTCAACAAAGAAAGCACATGACCCttcttttatgttcttttaCATGTGATTCTTATCTTTTTGTCCCGTGGCTAGGAAAGAATCAGAAACTTTTTGTGGTCATAAGTTGTGAACACACTTAAACGTGTCGTGTACGATAGGGCAAAAATCCTTTCACATGTTCTTTTTACGTATACAAATGTCTAATAATGACCCAATAGAATTTATTACTCAACTTTTTATGATTTGAGGTTTGTTTGAACGAGAGTCACAtgataatatatgatatatcatcCCATGAAAAGACAT
It encodes the following:
- a CDS encoding SGNH hydrolase-type esterase superfamily protein (SGNH hydrolase-type esterase superfamily protein; FUNCTIONS IN: hydrolase activity, acting on ester bonds, carboxylesterase activity; INVOLVED IN: lipid metabolic process; LOCATED IN: cellular_component unknown; EXPRESSED IN: pollen tube; CONTAINS InterPro DOMAIN/s: Lipase, GDSL (InterPro:IPR001087), Esterase, SGNH hydrolase-type (InterPro:IPR013830); BEST Arabidopsis thaliana protein match is: GDSL-like Lipase/Acylhydrolase superfamily protein (TAIR:AT2G31540.1); Has 3155 Blast hits to 3128 proteins in 157 species: Archae - 0; Bacteria - 200; Metazoa - 0; Fungi - 20; Plants - 2921; Viruses - 0; Other Eukaryotes - 14 (source: NCBI BLink).), with the translated sequence MFKSYIARLKGIVGDKKAMEIINNAFVVVSAGPNDFILNYYDIPSRRLEYPFISGYQDFILKRLENFVRELYSLGVRNVLVGGLPPMGCLPIHMTAKFRNIFRFCLEHHNKDSVLYNEKLQKLLPQIEASLPGSKFLYADVYNPMMEMIQNPSKYGFKETKRGCCGTGFLETSFMCNVFSPVCQNRSEFMFFDSIHPSEATYNVIGNRLDPLIRGKFQA
- a CDS encoding signal transducer/transcription protein, putative (DUF1685) (Protein of unknown function (DUF1685); CONTAINS InterPro DOMAIN/s: Protein of unknown function DUF1685 (InterPro:IPR012881); BEST Arabidopsis thaliana protein match is: Protein of unknown function (DUF1685) (TAIR:AT1G05870.4); Has 35333 Blast hits to 34131 proteins in 2444 species: Archae - 798; Bacteria - 22429; Metazoa - 974; Fungi - 991; Plants - 531; Viruses - 0; Other Eukaryotes - 9610 (source: NCBI BLink).), which translates into the protein MACIHIESSHPPAWKTHSVQENKPANADDISNTTLPEHHDGGDGGIQETWAAIGDSGGRGGGYFAGESRKKLEKKKSQVLLEGYALDDQDDLTRAKSLTDDDLEELKGCLDLGFGFSYDEIPELCNTLPALELCYSMSQKFLDDKQQNHHKSQEEDDSSPPPTTTAPIANWKISSPGDDPDDVKARLKYWAQTVACTVRLCS